Proteins from a single region of Thermococcus sp. CX2:
- a CDS encoding HAD family hydrolase, translating to MLKGLIFDVDETLVYYEGYDHREWYENWVLPALRRQGIELDYENYRKTVTGELPRSYVERFGIDHVEFWKLVDEVNLEYRRKMAEMGRIKPFPDVDALGELKEMGLKLAAVSNASQECTEFVLDIFGLRKYFDVVYGKDYSNLDGVKPNPYLVEKALKALGLKPEEAIVVGDSTHDVLAAHRAGMKAVNVTRFGKVEGADYYVSDLWELVGLIKELKGENKTQSP from the coding sequence ATGCTTAAGGGTTTAATCTTCGACGTGGATGAGACCCTCGTCTACTATGAGGGCTATGATCACCGCGAATGGTACGAGAACTGGGTTCTCCCCGCGCTCAGGAGGCAGGGAATAGAGCTGGACTACGAAAACTACCGAAAAACGGTGACCGGTGAGTTGCCCAGGAGCTACGTCGAGCGCTTTGGGATCGATCACGTCGAGTTCTGGAAGCTCGTGGACGAGGTGAACCTGGAATACCGCAGGAAAATGGCGGAGATGGGAAGAATAAAGCCTTTCCCTGACGTTGATGCTCTGGGAGAGCTGAAGGAGATGGGCCTGAAGCTCGCCGCGGTGAGCAACGCCTCCCAGGAGTGCACAGAGTTCGTCCTTGACATCTTCGGCCTGAGGAAGTACTTCGACGTTGTTTACGGCAAGGACTACTCCAATCTAGATGGAGTTAAGCCCAATCCCTACCTCGTGGAGAAGGCCCTCAAGGCGCTGGGCCTCAAGCCGGAGGAGGCCATAGTGGTTGGTGACAGCACTCATGACGTTTTGGCTGCCCACCGCGCGGGAATGAAGGCCGTCAACGTCACCCGCTTCGGAAAGGTGGAGGGTGCTGACTACTACGTAAGCGACCTCTGGGAGCTGGTTGGGCTGATAAAAGAGCTCAAAGGAGAAAATAAAACTCAGTCCCCGTAG
- the serK gene encoding L-serine kinase SerK, which produces MGVEKVPKYDIPTVKVDYVFIELDKMKPHEQLVQKELEAFIESVTGSGLFWKPMLLAKVPGEDMYLIVDGHHRWAGLQKLGAKRAPSVILDYFSDDVKVYTWYPAFKGSLEEVLERLKAEGLEVIEDPEAEEKAESGEIAFALVGEKSFAIPGGLEEQKKVSKVLDEMSVEGKIELIYYGLKEDAREDMAKGEIDYVFIRKAPSKEEVMELVKRGEVYSPKTTRHVLPFNPDKIDVKLEELF; this is translated from the coding sequence ATGGGAGTCGAAAAGGTTCCGAAGTATGACATCCCGACGGTTAAGGTTGATTACGTTTTTATCGAGCTCGACAAGATGAAGCCCCACGAGCAGCTCGTCCAGAAGGAGCTCGAGGCATTCATCGAGAGCGTCACCGGCTCCGGCCTCTTCTGGAAGCCGATGCTCCTCGCGAAGGTCCCGGGCGAGGACATGTACCTCATCGTTGACGGCCACCACCGCTGGGCCGGCCTTCAGAAGCTCGGCGCCAAGCGCGCCCCGTCGGTCATTCTCGACTACTTCAGCGACGATGTAAAGGTCTACACCTGGTATCCTGCCTTCAAGGGCAGCCTCGAAGAGGTTCTCGAGAGGCTCAAGGCCGAGGGTCTCGAAGTCATCGAGGATCCAGAGGCCGAGGAGAAGGCCGAGAGTGGCGAGATAGCATTTGCCCTCGTCGGCGAGAAGAGCTTTGCCATTCCTGGTGGCCTTGAGGAGCAGAAGAAGGTGAGTAAGGTTCTCGACGAGATGAGCGTTGAGGGCAAGATTGAGCTCATCTACTATGGCCTCAAGGAAGATGCTAGAGAAGACATGGCAAAGGGCGAGATAGACTACGTCTTCATCAGGAAGGCCCCGAGCAAGGAAGAAGTCATGGAGCTCGTCAAGAGGGGAGAAGTTTACTCACCCAAGACCACCCGGCACGTCCTTCCGTTCAACCCCGACAAGATAGACGTCAAGCTTGAGGAGCTCTTCTGA
- a CDS encoding DUF763 domain-containing protein, with the protein MRNVADLPLHGGHVPPWLAQRMRRLTRLVLLLAVDEYGTKGLLERLSDPVWFQAFNNVIGMDWDSSGSTTVTAGMIKDALWREELGVKAAGGKGKKSRATPEELKIIAEIYDLDPTPYVRTSRLVAKVDTVALQTGYQLYHHVFFLDEEGNWAVIQQGMNERERLARRFHWFDAEVFTLDPHKGIAGLKREFALNTVSKEAREYQKTLLDIIQEKPVKIERELESLKAIARGYRPLVYYKPRDVDEKALIQKYESLGRLELNKRALEFARELSVNNYEKLLLLKGLGPSTLRALSLVLELVYDVHPSWKDPVTHPPDPFKFTYAVGGKDRVPFPVERKTYDELISFLERLIEKNPQEKALVRNVTKITKNWKFPEEEKRAT; encoded by the coding sequence ATGAGGAACGTCGCTGATTTACCTCTCCACGGTGGCCACGTTCCGCCCTGGCTGGCCCAGAGGATGAGAAGGCTCACCCGCTTAGTCCTTCTTCTGGCTGTGGATGAGTACGGGACTAAAGGTCTCTTGGAGAGGCTATCCGACCCGGTGTGGTTTCAGGCCTTCAACAACGTCATAGGCATGGACTGGGACTCCTCAGGGAGCACGACGGTAACGGCCGGGATGATAAAGGACGCCCTCTGGCGGGAGGAGCTGGGCGTTAAGGCCGCTGGTGGAAAGGGCAAGAAGAGCAGGGCAACGCCGGAGGAGCTGAAAATCATAGCCGAGATCTACGACCTCGACCCGACTCCATACGTCAGAACGTCCAGGCTAGTGGCAAAGGTCGACACCGTGGCCCTCCAGACTGGCTATCAGCTGTACCACCACGTCTTCTTCCTGGACGAAGAGGGCAACTGGGCAGTGATACAGCAGGGTATGAACGAGAGGGAAAGGCTCGCGAGGCGCTTCCACTGGTTTGACGCTGAGGTCTTTACCCTCGACCCCCACAAGGGCATAGCAGGCCTTAAACGGGAGTTTGCGCTGAACACTGTCTCGAAGGAGGCCAGGGAATACCAGAAGACGCTTCTCGATATCATCCAGGAAAAGCCAGTGAAGATAGAGCGCGAGCTTGAGAGCCTCAAGGCCATAGCGAGGGGCTACCGCCCGTTGGTTTATTACAAGCCCCGCGATGTGGATGAGAAGGCCCTTATTCAGAAGTACGAAAGCCTAGGTAGGCTGGAGCTTAACAAGAGAGCCCTTGAGTTCGCCCGCGAGCTGAGCGTGAATAACTACGAGAAGCTTCTCCTCCTGAAGGGCCTCGGCCCGAGCACGCTGAGGGCTCTATCGCTCGTTCTGGAGCTTGTTTACGATGTCCACCCGTCGTGGAAGGATCCGGTAACACACCCGCCGGATCCATTCAAGTTCACCTACGCCGTTGGGGGCAAAGACAGGGTGCCGTTCCCGGTCGAGAGGAAGACCTACGACGAGTTGATAAGCTTCTTAGAACGGCTCATCGAGAAGAACCCACAGGAGAAGGCCCTCGTCCGGAACGTGACGAAGATAACGAAGAACTGGAAGTTCCCAGAGGAAGAGAAGAGGGCGACATAA